A genomic segment from Polyangium mundeleinium encodes:
- a CDS encoding STAS domain-containing protein: MMEEQALGIEALRSEMADLRRRLQEAEMRSSTLRDLIDCVPGAVWESWFVEDPSRGRVGYVSGQILDMTGYTPAEWLAMPSRAARSVTLLGAEPMLTGIRPEVAQTLVSMGIDLSGIGTHSTLQTGIAQAMRRARTG, translated from the coding sequence ATGATGGAAGAGCAAGCATTGGGCATCGAGGCGCTTCGTTCCGAGATGGCGGATCTACGGAGGCGCCTGCAGGAAGCCGAGATGCGCAGCAGCACGCTCCGGGATCTCATCGACTGCGTGCCCGGCGCCGTGTGGGAAAGCTGGTTCGTCGAAGATCCGAGCCGCGGTCGTGTCGGTTATGTGAGCGGGCAAATCCTGGACATGACCGGCTACACGCCGGCCGAGTGGCTCGCGATGCCGAGCCGCGCCGCGCGTTCGGTCACGCTCCTCGGGGCCGAGCCGATGCTGACGGGCATCCGCCCCGAGGTGGCGCAGACGCTCGTCTCGATGGGGATCGACCTCTCTGGAATCGGCACGCACAGCACCCTGCAAACGGGTATCGCCCAAGCGATGCGTCGCGCCCGCACTGGATAA